In Lates calcarifer isolate ASB-BC8 linkage group LG15, TLL_Latcal_v3, whole genome shotgun sequence, one genomic interval encodes:
- the spag17 gene encoding sperm-associated antigen 17 isoform X1, whose protein sequence is MPPKAAKKGSAKKPSAAGAAVNKNWEAGLTGAQFEEDSWQACVSLVVGRSQEDEDLIQALALAVQQPQRKLFTLLTWDSTIAKIHDLGNPKAKKPDDVPMFYEVTEPAKVLLDAGEEIPCDLMAKILKFQLLQIKAIDQQRREAEQAEDEKAKAVPPSAKDKGGAKASDKKGKSPPSPVGPEKKTKLKRRDDVEPPKFIDDEPDDGPQHYILVLGFYQPHLIGVLDAIGVHIANVIKLCSERRQTYEVQQEQHTSKGSEQSQRKSPVLDGDSACMEQAAGARRLDLFWSGLRPVLDRAPLDSKLHYVAQLSCTVPDLLPSLHPQDPDAMLELGSRIFGGVASLIYDCLDWRRQHQHYLDNIKLISVPTVVGLDLQPAKVEPTPLPMTPRSKKKSAREEIPPDQETELPPLTADVDVRYYNNLLNLVPPEACSVPLILHCILEQVVISTEQSDSTQSHVAEIPKPDDGPWLDCQLVSYMLQSFLPLVHTEEEKSHMLDSLLTIVQNEEDKKRLAEKFGAEETQKKSKHPLVIRHHDERALRLRDISAVQGFDPAEVELSMMKLSPVWELIHSVAHPKKTNSCWMAVKQQLQHYCTDDVVSWPEVERLFHQSVFEAMPLTRLNQKGVLLNAAGPLEPGQQQTPTIMPWDNPLSYAKQQLHNLQTKGPTFLTEDPGNTEHFSERVCSYLDLSDVQSCRLRSLFDWHYAEHHDASIFPQVLQLASEEYRCLDTFRGNHNNVLYIFCHNPKSPHRQCKESWDAALHTDVKFRNYLEHVADNILDWTTEEESKREAMQLKNLTHAESPKDEQATESTEEEDTLEPVIRKDSLKAWKLEQERLKEEEMAKKSKKENTPKGKQPKEDTKSTDNKRSAASSGGGKKSRAETAGSSAKTPRETISTTVPPMEENRDLHQTEEDFNGFIGYSMDGKLIHVSGHLQYLFPSDGGHITVENVSYVQGSSLMKLAVKKDGHHFYTHINQVVIDPVKPPPQQHDKEISDKKEDCKDPVEMKRVKQGSLSAVLHNGIHLSYSFYGPTGEYIVSPQNAEEGVTEASTIAPKPLSSSTKGTDLDSVPSKIHTPSSQNRPQESQTKSCEGQPASPSSPFNSLNLSVPNGLLLQFLREDIQGVSSEEQGMLVRQSFPLHGGGDLPQLQDPSLSKEVSRIVTSQGTVIRYMRDMSTEVLFADGSVSFSQDCGPVWVPDSEVEQENTPQEAEDYKKEQSSEKEADAQRGCWLTTTPSGARICTVGTTHKHIPTTPLLAFKATDPITHVVMLSREDLVVSVQKPDGSLSVEHADGTRITSLYQDRPPDIGEQSESVTFKATYECVCGYTECVCVTRCADSITENRRTQDNCDIGEVNSTDSVGKACDKEDAFTKLSDCEHVCDERECAENTLYKNGEESVFADKTVAENGERSACESDKGSVSAKERVVLVEKEGCATVVMYPERHTAHVFLADGTVITGNNQGAYQVFPSSVGLLQIHSDGKCVYSSDLLVTPTPKGGTPITQPGSYTMSHRDTVACDITDPDGNHFQVMEDGQISVLSISPAPSTLKHDEEELEEEEDREVARLHVKHREHCPRLFLVQEDGSGTELLSSQTVEELLYQAYSDPTIAVLKEPLPDTQDEFGITILKPSHQNVWSQWKLGKQNPDITPPNLRNRSWHDFPSAEKKSPGPPFGTDMGRGLSLRERSGGSAVQHQPVRSCPKVLEMRELYQHRPFTMSLKNTIDARLKEYIESLMEREQRSEEIKVKDPRTEEENVHASDLLNLVLSFAEEEDADDTSEKRTSVDIGNLYSKGIGAQAEQSDASEDMATVGSDSFTNGKESKWTERLAQYRQEVCEEKSYRDALRRKNIVPYFHPENIALYQNLLQQRTPDMRSLSMELPPIPKSDSAETFLKDAPQEDTPRPLNPTPSQSASRAAGSDRTSEKRPTNPTPQSAGESSLRRPSGPYKSVQVDVTGKPRRNKVRLPTSILSSKPSSVPNQQFLSVEEPVRRKCRTISLTDPNVVVRGFQLLPSSADFGTLQEGTSSAITVVMKNVGVDTCRFHVKQPPPATGLRVIYNPGPVAAGLQVELQVQLFAICTAQAGEVEPKKYISQDIIIHTETDILYLPVTATILPERLYDIWLKDHTSAHKKKGSRVLELSPSLPVGQGVILKQPSTLPTSPATKNRSLTEAKK, encoded by the exons ATGCCACCAAAAGCAGCCAAAAAGGGCTCAGCTAAAAAGCCCAGCGCGGCTGGAGCCGCAGTCAACAAGAACTGGGAGGCTGGTCTCACCGGAGCACAGTTTGAGGAG GATTCATGGCAGGCCTGTGTGTCTTTGGTGGTTGGGAGAAGTCAAGAAGATGAGGATCTGATccaggctctggctctggccGTGCAGCAACCACAACGCAAACTTTTCACATTGTTGACCTGGGACAGCACCATTGCAAAG ATCCATGACCTGGGGAATCCCAAAGCAAAAAAACCTGATGATGTCCCAATGTTCTATGAG GTTACAGAGCCCGCTAAGGTGCTGCTGGATGCAGGAGAGGAGATCCCCTGTGACCTGATGGCCAAAATACTGAAGTTCCAGCTGCTTCAGATCAAAGCCATTGATCAGCAGAGGAGGGAAGCCGAGCAG GCTGAGGATGAGAAGGCAAAGGCTGTTCCTCCCTCTGCCAAGGACAAAGGAGGGGCCAAGGCCTCTGACAAAAAGGGAAAGAGTCCACCCTCACCTGTGGGACCAGAGAAGAAGACCAAGCTCAAGCGCAGGGATGATGTTGAGCCACCTAAGTTCATAG ATGATGAGCCAGATGACGGTCCTCAACACTACATCCTGGTGCTGGGCTTCTACCAGCCTCACCTTATTGGTGTCCTTGATGCAATAGGTGTACACATAGCTAATGTCATCAAATTGTGTTCAGAACGCAGACAAACTTATGAGGTGCAGCAGGAACAACACACCTCTAAGGGCAGTGAGCAGAGCCAGAGAAAATCTCCAGTTTTGGATGGAG ACTCAGCCTGTATGGAGCAGGCTGCAGGGGCCAGGAGGTTGGATCTGTTCTGGTCTGGTCTGAGACCAGTTTTGGACAGGGCACCGCTGGACTCCAAGCTCCATTATGTGGCTCAGCTCAGCTGCACTGTCCCAGATCTCTTACCTTCCCTCCACCCACAGGACCCTGATGCTATG CTGGAGTTGGGAAGCCGAATCTTTGGGGGTGTTGCCAGTCTCATCTATGACTGTCTGGACTGGCGCAGACAGCATCAGCACTACCTAGATAACATCAAACTCATCAGTGTACCCACTGTTGTTGGGTTGGATCTTCAGCCTGCAAAG GTTGAGCCGACCCCTCTCCCCATGACTCCACGCTCCAAGAAGAAGTCAGCGCGGGAGGAAATCCCACCAGACCAAG AGACTGAGCTGCCTCCTCTCACTGCAGATGTGGACGTGCGTTACTATAACAACCTACTGAACTTGGTTCCACCTGAAGCGTGCTCAGTGCCCCTTATCTTGCACTGTATACTGgagcag GTGGTGATTTCCACAGAGCAGTCTGACTCAACACAGTCCCACGTGGCTGAAATACCCAAACCTGATGATGGTCCCTGGTTAGACTGTCAGCTGGTCAGCTACATGCTGCAGAGCTTCTTGCCTCTTGTGcacacagaagaggagaaaagccACATGTTAGATAGCTTGCTGACTATAGTGCAGAATGAGGAAGACAAGAAG AGGTTAGCAGAGAAGTTTGGAGCAGAGGAGACTCAGAAGAAGTCGAAGCACCCCCTGGTTATCAGACACCATGATGAGAGGGCACTACGCTTGAGGGACATCAGT GCTGTTCAGGGTTTTGATCCAGCAGAGGTGGAGCTGTCCATGATGAAACTGTCTCCAGTGTGGGAGCTGATTCATTCTGTAGCTCATCCGAAAAAGACCAACTCATGCTGGATGgcagtgaaacagcagcttcaacaCTACTGCACAGATG ATGTTGTGTCATGGCCTGAGGTGGAGCGTCTGTTTCATCAAAGTGTATTTGAGGCTATGCCACTAACCAGGCTGAACCAAAAGGGTGTACTGCTGAATGCTGCAGGACCACTGGAGCCAGGACAGCAGCAGACACCCACAATAATGCCCTGGGACAACCCACTGTCCTATGCTAAACAGCAGCTTCATAACCTACAGACAAAAG GCCCAACATTTCTCACTGAGGACCCTGGTAACACAGAG caCTTCAGTGAGAGAGTGTGCAGCTATCTGGACCTATCTGACGTTCAGAGTTGTAGGCTGAGATCTCTATTTGACTGGCATTATGCTGAACACCACGATGCTTCCATCTTCCCACAA GTACTCCAGTTAGCCTCAGAAGAATACCGCTGCTTGGACACCTTCAGAGGAAACCATAACAATGTCCTTTACATTTTTTGCCACAATCCCAAGAGTCCCCATCGCCAGTGCAAGGAGTCCTGGGATGCAGCCCTTCACACTGATGTCAAGTTCAG GAATTATCTGGAGCATGTTGCAGATAACATTTTGGATTGGACAACAGAGGAGGAATCCAAGAGAGAGGCAATGCAACTAAAAAATCTCACTCATGCTGAGTCTCCAAAAG ATGAACAGGCTACAGAAtctacagaggaggaggacactTTGGAGCCAGTCATCAGGAAAGACTCCCTTAAA GCCTGGAAGTTGGAGCAAGAGAGGctaaaagaggaggagatggccAAGAAATCAAAGAAGGAGAATACACCAAAAGGCAAGCAGCCGAAGGAGGACACTAAGTCGACAGACAACAAGAGAAGTGCAGCTTCGTCTGGTGGTGGCaagaagagcagagcagagacagcaggCAGCTCAGCCAAGACTCCCAGAGAGACCATTAGTACCACAGTGCCCCCTATGGAGGAAAACAGAGACCTGcatcagacagaggaggacttCAAT GGTTTCATAGGCTACAGCATGGACGGAAAATTGATCCATGTGTCAGGTCATCTCCAGTACCTTTTCCCTTCAGATGGAGGACACATCACCGTGGAGAATGTCAGCTATGTTCAAG GTTCCAGCCTAATGAAACTGGCTGTGAAGAAGGATGGACATCATTTCTACACACATATCAACCAAGTTGTTATTGATCCTGTGAAACCTCCACCTCAGCAGCATGACAAAGAAATCAGTGATAAAAAGGAAGATTGTAAAG ATCCTGTGGAGATGAAAAGAGTGAAGCAGGGCTCCCTGTCAGCAGTGCTACACAATGGAATCCACCTTTCATATAGTTTCTATGGTCCCACAGGAGAATACATAG TGAGTCCCCAGAATGCAGAGGAGGGAGTCACAGAGGCCTCCACCATTGCTCCCaaacctctctcctcctccaccaagGGAACAGACCTGGATTCAGTTCCCTCCAAGATACACACCCCATCCAGCCAGAACAGACCTCAAGAGTCCCAG ACTAAGTCGTGTGAAGGCCAGCCAGCATCCCCATCAAGTCCATTCAACAGTCTCAACCTGTCTGTTCCTAATGGCCTACTGCTGCAGTTTCTGAGAGAGGATATTCAAG GAGTGTCCTCAGAGGAGCAGGGTATGTTAGTGAGACAGAGCTTTCCTCTTCATGGTGGGGGAGACCTGCCACAGCTTCAGGACCCCTCCCTCTCCAAAGAAGTGTCCCGCATTGTCACCAGCCAGGGAACTGTGATCCGTTATATGAGAGACATGTCCACAGAg GTGCTGTTTGCAGATGGCTCAGTCAGTTTCAGCCAGGATTGTGGTCCGGTGTGGGTGCCTGACTCTGAGGTTGAGCAGGAAAACACTCCCCAGGAAGCTGAGGACTACAAGAAAG aaCAGAGCTCAGAGAAGGAGGCTGATGCTCAGAGAGGGTGTTGGTTAACTACGACTCCCTCTGGAGCTCGCATCTGCACTGTGGggaccacacacaaacacatacccACCACCCCTCTTCTTGCCTTCAAGGCTACAGACCCCATCACCCATGTG GTGATGCTGAGCCGGGAGGATCTGGTGGTTTCTGTCCAGAAGCCAGATGGATCTCTAAGTGTGGAACATGCAGATGGAACCAGGATCACCAGTCTCTATCAAGATAGGCCACCAGACATAG GGGagcagtctgagagtgtgacTTTTAAAGCCACTTATGAATGTGTATGTGGCTAcactgagtgtgtatgtgtcacaCGCTGCGCTGACAGCATCACTGAGAACAGGCGCACCCAGGATAATTGTGACATTGGAGAAGTGAATAGCACAGACAGTGTGGGGAAAGCATGTGACAAGGAGGATGCATTTACAAAGCTGAGTGACTGTGAGCATGTGTGCGATGAAAGGGAGTGTGCTGAAAATACACTGTATAAGAACGGAGAGGAGAGTGTGTTTGCAGACAAGACTGTGGCTGAGAATGGTGAGAGGAGTGCATGTGAAAGTGATAAGGGGAGTGTGTCAGCCAAAGAGCGGGTGGTGTTGGTGGAGAAGGAGGGCTGCGCCACAGTGGTGATGTATCCAGAGCGACATACAGCTCATGTCTTTTTGGCTGATGGAACTGTCATCACTGGGAACAACCAAGGAGCCTATCAG GTGTTCCCATCCAGTGTGGGGCTTCTGCAGATCCATAGTGATGGGAAGTGTGTATACTCGTCTGACCTACTTGTGACCCCCACTCCAAAGGGTGGCACTCCCATAACTCAACCAGGAAGCTACACCATGAGTCATAGAGACACAGTGGCCTGTGACATTACAGACCCCGATGGAAACCACTTCCAG GTGATGGAGGATGGGCAGATATCAGTGCTGAGCATCAGTCCTGCTCCAAGCACACTGAAACATGATGAGGAAGAgctagaggaggaggaggacagagaagtGGCCAGGCTTcatgtaaaacacagagaacattgTCCCAG GCTGTTTCTGGTACAGGAAGATGGCTCAGGTACTGAACTGCTGAGTTCTCAAACTGTAGAGGAGCTGCTCTACCAGGCGTACTCTGACCCTACCATAGCAGTGCTGAAGGAACCACTGCCAGACACACAAG ATGAATTTGGCATTACCATCCTAAAGCCCAGTCACCAGAATGTGTGGTCCCAGTGGAAGCTAGGGAAACAGAACCCTGACATAACCCCTCCCAACCTCAGAAACCGCAGCTGGCATGATTTCCCTAGTGCAGAG AAGAAGAGCCCAGGTCCTCCATTTGGTACTGACATGGGGCGAGGTCTGTCTCTGAGGGAGAGGTCTGGTGGTTCTGCAGTACAGCACCAACCTGTCAGGAGCTGCCCTAAAGTCCTGGAGATGAGGGAACTGTACCAGCACAGACCATTCACCATGTCCCTCAAAAATACTATAGATGCACGACTGAAG GAATACATAGAGAGTCTGATGGAGAGGGAGCAGCGATCGGAGGAGATAAAGGTCAAAGACCCTCGCACTGAGGAAGAGAATGTCCATGCCAGTGATCTGCTCAACCTGGTCCTg TCTTTCGCAGAGGAAGAAGATGCAGATGACACCTCTGAAAAGAGGACTTCAG TAGACATAGGCAATCTTTACAGCAAAGGTATTGGAGCCCAAGCTGAGCAGTCAGATGCTTCAGAAGACATGGCCACAGTGGGTAGTGACAG TTTTACCAATGGAAAGGAGTCAAAATGGACTGAAAGACTTGCACAATACAg ACAGGAGGTCTGTGAGGAGAAGAGTTATAGAGATGCTCTGAGAAGAAAGAACATTGTTCCTTATTTCCACCCAGAAAATATTGCATTATACCAG aatCTGCTACAGCAGCGAACACCAGACATGAGGAGTCTATCCATGGAACTCCCTCCGATCCCCAAATCAGACAGTGCTGAGACCTTCCTGAAAGATGCCCCACAAGAGGACA cCCCACGGCCTTTAAACCCAACACCCTCCCAGTCAGCAAG TCGTGCAGCAGGAAGTGACAGGACATCTGAGAAGAGACCCACTAACCCAACACCTCAGTCTGCTG GTGAAAGCAGTCTTAGGCGTCCATCAGGTCCATATAAGTCAGTCCAGGTGGATGTGACCGGAAAGCCCAGGAGGAATAAAGTCAGACTACCGACCTCCATCCTCAGCTCTAAACCAAGCAGTGTACCAAATCAGCAG TTCCTATCGGTGGAAGAGCCAGTGAGGAGGAAGTGTCGAACGATTTCTCTGACTGATCCAAATGTTGTGGTGAGGGGGTTCCAGCTCCTCCCATCCAGTGCTGACTTTGGTACCCTGCAGGAGGGCACCTCCTCAGCCATTACTGTGGTGATGAAGAATGTGGGTGTTGACACCTGCAG GTTCCATGTGAAACAGCCTCCTCCTGCTACAGGCCTCCGGGTCATCTACAATCCTGGGCCT GTGGCTGCTGGTTTGCAGGTAGAGCTGCAGGTTCAGCTGTTTGCCATATGTACAGCTCAAGCAGGAGAGGTAGAGCCAAAAAAATACATCTCCCAGGATATTATCATCCACACCGAGACAGACATCCTCTACCTGCCCGTCACTGCTA CCATCCTCCCTGAGAGGTTATACGACATTTGGCTTAAAGACCACACCAGTGCACACAAAAAGAAAGGCTCCAGAGTACTTGAACTGTCCCCCAGCCTACCAGTTGGCCAAGGAGTCATACTCAAACAACCCAGCACCCTGCCGACCAGTCCTGCAACAAAAAACAGGTCTCTGACTGAAGccaaaaaataa